GTTTCGGGGCCTCTAACGATCTCCGGGTATCACGGCCATTTGCGATTAACCGCGAGAATGCCGCTGGAGGATTACGTGGCCGCGGTGCTGGCCGGTGAGGCGGGAGGATTCAAGTCCGATGAAGCGTTAAAAGCCATGGCGGTTGCGGCTCGCACTTACGCGGTGAGATTCCTGCCTCGGCATGCAGCTGACGGATTCGATTTCTGCGACACGACGCATTGCCAGGACCTGCGGCTAGGAGTGGAGCCCGCGCGGGTGCGTGCGGCAGTGTCCGCGACCGAAGGTGAATTACTCTGGTACGACGGGCGGCCCGCGGCCACCTACTACAGTCGAAGCTGTGGCGGGATGATCGAGCGCGGGAGCGTTCTCGACGCTGCCTTGGAAGCACCCTATCTGCGTGAGCATGAAGACCAGTTCTGCCTGCGCAGCGATCGCGGCGAGTGGCACGGCGAAATCAGCAAATCGGAACTGGGACAGGCGCTCGCTTCCGCTGGATTGAAGGTGCCGCCTCGGCTGCGCACTGTTGCTGTCGAAACACGCCTCCCCTCCGGTCGAGTGGAAACGTTAAACATCGACGGGGTCAGCATTCCGGCTGCAAGCCTGCGGTTCGCTATAGGGCGCGCACTTGGCTGGGATCAATTGCGCAGCGATTTGTATGAGCTTCAGGATGACGGTGACCGCATTATCTTCCACGGCCGGGGTCAGGGGCACGGGGTGGGTTTGTGCCAGTCGGGCGCGGAATTGATGGGAGCAGCCGGTAAAAATTATCAGGAGATTCTGGCGTACTACTATCCGGGAACGCTTCTGGGGATCAATGCACAGGGGTTGCGCTGGCAGGCATTAGGCGGCGAGGAAGTGGAGGTGGTGACTACGCAGCCAAACGCGGACCGCGAGGTGGTAATCGCTTCCGAGAGGGCGCTGAAGAAAGCACGACAAGCGACGGGGTGGACGCCAGGCACGAGGCCCCAGGTGAGAGTCTTTCCGACTGTCAGTATCTATCGTGACACGACAGGACAGCCGGGATGGGTGGCGGCGAGCACACGCGGCCGGGTGGTTAGAATTGAGCCGCCGTCGGTTCTCGGCGAAAAGTTGGAAGCAACACTGCACCACGAATTTCTGCATCTGCTGGTCGAGAGCCGGGCCCGTCCCGATCTGCCCCTGTGGTTTCGCGAAGGACTGGTCTTGTGGCTCGAGCAAAATCAAACCAATACACGCCGACGCCAAATTGACTTGATTCAAGTGGAACGAGATCTGAGATCAGGTGAGCAGGAGAAGCTGCGGGCTGCATATCCCCAGGCGCAAAGAGCGGTAGGCTCACTGGCAACCCAATATGGCAAAGATTCGGTGTTGAACTGGGTGACGACAGGGCTTCCGCCGTCGATTGCTGACAGCCAGATTATCGGGATGCGCTGAGCTTAGAGCAGGTGTTGCTGCGAACTAAGGATAAGGTTCACCGGTGATGCGTGAACCTTTTTCTTCAGGCGGCTCGGCAACAGGCTCGGAGACCGCAACCTCCTCCGGCGGCTCCGCTCTCTCCGCTGTGAGCCTGCCCAGCGCAGAAGCAAGCAGCAGCCACGCCGTGAGCAACAGCAGATATCCTACGAAGAAGCGCCAGCCCGCGCTGGTTGCCTGCTCGCGCAGTGTTCCGGAATCGTTCCAGCGGGGAAACCTCTTCGCCAGCTTCCATGGCACCCATATGCCAGCCAGATAACAGACGGCATACAAGATCCAGAATCGCAGGCTAAAGAAAACCCGAAGAGCGCGAGCGAGGCTGTGTCCTACAAAGCCGCGGAATCCACGGGCCGCCACTTGTGTGCCGATCGGCAGCAAGAGAAGTGGAATCAGGAACCAGAAAATGAAAAAGAATAGCCATCTTCCGAACCTGGCGGCTTGCCGCGGGCTTACTGACGAGCGCACAAATTCCGGCAATAGATGACGGACGTAGCCCGCAAGCTGGTCGTTATAGGTTCGCGCAACGGTCACCAGCCATAGTGCCACCGCGAAGACGATCAAGCAGAACAGAAACGCGGGCAGATGGCGCAATGAGCGTCGCCAGGCCGAAGCCAGCGATGCCTCGGAAAGCTCGTGATAACTCTGAAAATATGTGAGTGTGCTGGCGTGCAGCCAGAGCGTCAGGAAAAGGATCAGCAGCCCGGCAACCACGGTGAGCAGAATCTGGCTGGCGCGCTGATCCGGAATGCGCAGCCATGCAAAAAATGCGGCGAACAAGGCTGCATTCAGGAAAAAATGCAGCAGCCAGAGCCGCTTGGAATTACCAAGTGCAGTCGCGGAATCTACTTCGAAATGTTCCATCTGAACGCGATCCATTATTTGCTTCGCTTCACATTGGGGTACGAATGCTCTCCACAAATGCACTCAAAATTCCATCCCCGCGGTTCACTTCACTTCTACCTCCACCGGATCACTGGTGGCCCAATACTGGGGTTGATACATGGGCTCGATCTTTGCCGGGCTGACGCGGAATTTCCCTGGATTCACTACCTTCAGCAAGTAATAGAAATCGTGCTGGCCGGCGGAGAACCCAGTCTGGAAGAAGGCAGCGCGATCGTCGTGAAATTCGCGGCGCGTAAACCAGAAATCCCACCAGGACGGTTTGTCCTTGACCTCATACAGGTCATCGCGCTGGATAAATTCGGTGCCTGCGGGAATCGGGTCTTCGATCATCATGTAGCGCCAGTTGCTGCCGCTGGCGGTCAGGCGAACGGCGAGGGTATCTCCCGGTTGCACTGGTCCGGAAAGGCTATCGGCCTGATAAACGATGCGCTCGCCCTGGCGGGTCGGCGTCAGTTTGAAGTACTCGCGCGCCAGAGTCAGTGAGAAGCTGCCTACATTGGTCAGTTTCTTTTCTGCAGAGTAGTAATCGCCATTGACGGACCAATACAGCCGCCCGGTTCCGGTTTTGCGAATGCGGACATGGTTGGTTGCTCCCACATCTTCCGGCGGCAGGCTCAGGCTCGCGGGAGCAGGCAAGAGCGCGTCCGCTTCGGTGAACTTCCTGGTAAGAACGGTTTTGCCGTTCGCCACGACTTCGACAGTGAAATCCGGCTTCAGTTCACCGCTGCGCTTGAGGAAACCGGTCAGGCCATAGATGACCATCGCGGTTTGCTTGGTGGAATACCAGTAGTAGCCATCGTTGCGGTGCGTCACCAGCCACACGGCAGCCTTGGGTACCAGCGGGCTATCGGGCTTCACCGTGGTCAGGAATTTCAAAGCGTAGGCTGTGGTCTCGGGACTAGTGTCTTCGTAGAAGTCCATGAGATAGTCGCGATCGCTCTCCCACCAGGCCTGCTGATCATCACTCTTAGCCTGGTTTTCCAGGTTGGTCGCCAACTCGCCTGTACGTGCGTCGCCCAGCTTGCTCATGGCCAGGCCCAGAAAAGCCAGGCCGTGGGGCGTGAGGTTGGAGCGCTGGTTCCACACGGAATCGAGAGCGCCGCGGTCATTGAGTCCGCTCTCGACCAGAGCGTAAAGCATGTAGGCACGCAGATCGGCGATGATTTTGGGATCCTTGTCGAACTCGCTTTTCATCCAGGTGCGAGCGCGATCAATCACGCCCGGCTTGATGGCATAGCCTGCCTGTTGCGCCTGGCTGAGTCCGGCGAGTACGTACGCAGTCATGAAGACGCCGCTGTCATCGGTCTGCCACCAGCCCCATCCTCCATCTTCATGCTGGAACTGGTAGAGGCGATCGAGCCCGGCGGCGATTTTCTTGGCCAGATCCTGGGGATTGATGTTGGTGTTGATTCCCAGTTCCCGCGTCGCCTGGGCCACAATGATATTGGGCAGGAAACTGGACATGGTTTGCTCGGTACACCCGTAGGGATAGGTGACCAGGTACTCGAGTGCACCAAACACGGCGCCGGCGAGGGAAGGAGAGGCTGTAATGGTGAGTGCGCGCGAGGTAGGTTCGGCTTTTTCGGGGAACACAACGTCCACCGGGGTGTCGGCACTGTTCTCGGCAATGGAACCTGACCGGGCGAGGCTGAGCTTCACGCCGTAGGGGATTACCGGCAGAGTGATTTCCATGGCATCGGATTCTTCGGTGGTGAGAGCCTTGCCGAGCAGATCGGCCTGGCGAACATTCGCCGCGCGTACGCGCCAGTCAACCTTGGCGTCACCGCGGCTGGGGACGTCCACATCGCGGGTCGAGCCTTCCAAAATATCGAGTCCTTTGACATCGAGCGATACGCGGGCGGTCTTCGCGTCTTTGAGGTAATTGTGAACGATGGCGGAGACGGTGACTTCGTCTCCCTGGCGGAAGAAGCGGGGCAGCGCCAGTTGCAACATGATGTTCTTGCGAACCACAACCTTGTCGGTGGCGCTGCCGACCTTGGAATCCTGCGTAATCCCACGAGCAGTGGTTCGCCACGTAGTCAGCGAGTCGGGGAAATTGAAGCGCACCTGAAGGCGTCCGCTGGCATCGGTGCGTGCGTCCGCCACCCAGAAAGCAGTATCGGGAAATGCCTTGCGGATACGCGGCTGCACCAGGCGCTCGGGTTTGAGCTGCGCCAGAGCGCGGGTGGTCGCCACGGCGGCAAGCTGCATCTGCTTCTTGCCGGCTTGGCCATAGAAATAATAGGCGAGAGAGCTGTCAGTGCCCACGCGGTTGAACGTGCGCCCATAGAAGAACTTCATGATGTCCTGAGTAGCATCAGGACGAATGGCATAGATGGCTTCATCTACCACGCCGAGACTGAATTCGGCGCCGGAAACCAGTTTCCCGCTGGAGTCGGCGGCAGTGAGGGTATAGGTTGCCGCTTCTCCCGGCTGGAACTGGGGCTTCGAAGGCTGCAGCTTCACATTGAGACGGAACTGGTCAGGCGGAACGTTGAGGCTCTTTGAGCCTTGATGCAGTTTGTTGTCGTGCAGAAACGCGGCCACCACAAAAACATTGGGTGCGTATTCGGCTTTGATCGGAACATCGACGGCGGCGGTTCCACCATTGGTGTGCACGACCTGGCGGCTAAGGATAGTAGCGCCTTCCGTGGTTACCAGCACGTGAGCCGCGCCCTTTCCGGTCATGATCAGCAGGTGGGCCACGTCGCCGGGCTGGTACGACTTCTTATCGGGAATGATCTGGAGTTGCTCGGTTCGCGGTCCCATCCAGGAAGCCTGATAGTCGGGCAACCAAAGCATGGTTTGCGTTTCGAGTTCACGCAGCTCGGGCGTAATCGCAGTCACGGTCACGCGAATCTCACCGCTGCGATTACCTAGCGGAAGACTGATTTCAGCGTTGCCGTTAGCGTCGGTCTGTCCATCGGTGGAATAGAACTGCGGGCAGGTCTTGCGATTCCAGACGTAGGGACAGGCGGCCAGATGAAATGCCGTTTGCACCGGGTTATTGTCGTAATCGCGAGCCTGCACCTTGAGTTTGGCGGTGTCGCCTGCCTGGTAGACATAGGAGTTGGGTTCGACATTGATGCGGAAGCGGCCATAGGTCGCCAGCACGTAACCGTGACCGGCGATCTCGCGATTGGCCTCGTCCATGACGCGGGCTTCAATGCGGTAGTTGATGTCGTATTTATGGGGATTGACCTTGGTGGGAATGGTGATGTCGAGGCGTCCATTCTGATCCAGGCGGGCGGTGACTTCCTCAGTCTGCTCGCCGGCGTAATAGCCGCCTTCTTCGCCCTCCCCTTCTTCGTCTGAGGAATACTGCTGTTCTTCCTCATCCCCGCCAAAACCCCACGACCAGTAGCGCGCCTGGTGCACCACCCAGGTGACCTTCGCATTCGCCACTGGTTCGCCGAAGTAGTAGCGGGCGTCGATGGTGGCGTGGATGGCTTCACCTTGGAGGACGCGAGGTTTCTCAGGGGTGACGCGTACTTCGTATTCGGGCTTTTTGTATTCCTCGACGTAGAAGCTGCCCCCTTGCAGGTAGGCATCGGCGGCGTGCAACTGAATAAAGTAGTTACCGAGAGCCGCACCGGCGGGCACAGCAAACTCGCCGTGGAAGGTACCCATCGGCGATAGAGTCATCGCCTTGGCGAAGACAGATTTCCCCTCAGGATCGAGAATTTCTACCCGGTACTCGGTATTGGGCGGCATGGTGTAGAGAACACCGGGCCGCGCGCGCAGGATGGCTTTGAAGTGCATCGTATCGCCGGGCCGATATACAGGGCGATCGGTATAGACGTAGCTGGTGACAGTTCGCGCCGGATCGCTGCCCAGGTACCAGGAATACGGGGCATTCACTGCGAAATCGTCAGGCGTACGAGCCATCACCAGCACTTGCTCAGGACGATCCTGCTGGATGACGGTCTCGGCGAGACCACTGGCATCGGTTTGCTGCTGCGCGACCTGCGCTCCGTTAGACCAGAAGCGCACAGCGGCTCCGGCGACCGGGGCGCCGCTGCCGCGGTCGGCAGCAAACACCAGGATGTGTCCGGGTGCAGTCTTGGTGATGATCGCCAGGTTGCTGATCATCACGATGGTGTAGGCGCGAAGCTTGCCGTCCGTGACTTCGATCAGGTACGTGCCCTTCTCCGAGATGGGCAACGAAACCTGCTGCGACTGCCAACGATATTTGGATTCGCCGAAATTCTGGCGAAAAGTGGCAACCAGTTGGTCGCGATTGATCAGCGGAATTTGAGCAAAGATGTCGGCGCCAGGGTGGCCAGCAACGGGCGGTGGAGGAGCTTTACCTCCGGCGCGCCACTTGCGAATGATTTCGCGGTTATTGGCGGTGAATTGAAAGCGGAAGAAGTCGCGAATGGCAGCGAAGATTCGATATTTCCAGTTGTGAAAGCGCTCAATCAGGGTCTGGGTGTGCGGGACCTTGGGGGCGCGCCCCCCGAAGCTGTGAGTGTCGCGCAGTTCGGTGAAAAACTTCACCGGATCTTTGACCTTGTAAATCCGAAACTCCAGCATTTTCTGGTTCTGGGCCCAAACATCGATGGTGGGGTTCTGGCCTGGCGCCCAGGTGCGGTTGCTGTTGACCGAGAAAAACGATTCGCGGTTTTGGTCTTCCTGCGGGGTTGCCGGCAACGGCAGCAAAAGGCTCAAGAGCAGAGTGAGAGCCGCAATGGGCCTCATGTCAGTCCGCCTCCCGCAGAATGTTCCAGCGAAACACACCCAAGAAGGCGGGATTGTTGGGCAACGGGCGCCAGCGGGTAAAAGGGAAATTCAGTAACTCCTGCACGCTGAAACGGCGGAGTTCGCCGCTCGTGTGGCCGCTGGGGCCGGTGTGATAGACCACCCACTCCTGCGGCCCGCTCGAGAACTGGCTCTGGCCCAGGTAGATCATGGCGTGCCAGGGAGAGCGCTGATCGGGCTGGTGAAAGAAGAGCAGATCACCGGGACGAGCGCGACGAATTTCCCGCGAAATGAAGTGCGTGTTGAATTTCTGCAGCTTGTCGGCATCTGCGAACTGGCGGAATGCGCCGGAATTCAAGTCTTCCGGGCGAAATGGACCGGGGACGACGCGGAAAATGGCTGCCCCCAGCGCAGTGTGCGGATAGTTGTATTCCGTGATCGAAGGAAGCGCCGGCACCACGGGCAATCTTAATTCTGTGGCCCAGGGTCCATCGTGCTTGCGTAGAGCCTCGCGATAGGCGAACCGCAGCAAAGCGGCACAGTCGGTAATTTCCGGAACGCGATTCTGCGGCGGCGCCACATATTCCGCCTCGGCGAGGAAAGTGAACCAGCGAACAAACGCGTCGCGGTCCGAGGGCTGGCGGAGACGAAGCTGGTCGGGAGTACCGTCGGAAAATGTATCCGTGAAATCGGGGATTTTCGCGCTTGGGGAGCCTGCGATGCCAAAAGCCGCAGTTAAAGCGAGGAAAGCGGTTGCCGCGAACAGGCGACGGCTGGAGATCAGCTTGCGCAAGATTCTCTTCCCGAGCGGAGCGGGTGATTATAGCGCGGGGACTTCGATCTCGGATGAATCTTCCGGAGGTTCGCTTCAATAGAGATTTAGTCGGGACGATTGCTGAGAATGTATTTGCCGCCGCTGTGAGCCAGCTCAAATGTCGGATTTCCGGCCAGCTGAGGTGCTTCGCGCACGTCGGTCCAGAGAAAAACGCGAGCAGGGCTGTTCCAAAGCTGAAGGAACGATCCGTCGGTCTCAAACACATGAGGGGCATCCGGGAAGCAGGAGCCATACCACAGATTGGCGCTGCGCTCGTGAAGTATGTGCACGGGAATTCTGGTATAGAAGTTAAGCGTTGAGGCGGATTCATATTCGCCGTTGATGACGATGATGTCTCCCGGGCGGTAAGCCTTCTCAACGGCAATGGCGAGGTCCTTCGAGCCCAGGATAGGGGCGAATTTCCGCAAAGCGAGCCAAACGGCGAACAGAACTGCCACCATCATCAGAGCGAGTACGGCATTGCTCTTCGCGGGCTGGCGGCGGTGGCGCATCCACCAGGCCAGACCAGTACCCAACAGGAACGCGATTCCAACCAGCAACAATTCAGGGCGAAACATTCCCAGGGCCTCAGGCGTGAGATCGAAGACGTGTCCCAGGGAAAGAGCGTACTGTTCAGGATTCTTCTTCAGCAAATCTGCGAGTTCAGCGCCGGCGGCAGGACGGCGAGAGAACAGAAGCAGGCTGGTAGCGGCGATGAATACTACTATTCCCAGAATCAACAGGCCGAGTGCTGAAATGCGGCCGGCGCGTAGCGCAGAAGAAGCGGACACATCGGATGCGTCGCTCTCCCGTGCCAGCCAGGCGCCAATCAACAGCGCCAGCGCCGGAATCGCCGGGATCGTGTAGTACTCCTGCCGGGTGGAAAAGCTGAAGAAGACAAGAATTACCAACGCCCAGATGGCAAACAAGAGACTGGCTTTGTGAGGGCGATCGAGCCTGGAGACGAAATCTCGCAGGCGATGCGGCACCTGCGCCAGCGACTGGGGAACAAATGCGCACCAGGGCAGCAGCCAGACCAAAACCAACCCCCAAAAAACTAGAAGAGGAACCGTATCGTAGTCGCGCGGCACGCGTTTATTGAGATAGCGCAGGAAGTGCTCATTGACGAAATAGAACCAGAAGAATCCGCGAGCCTCGCCGGCAGCAGGATTGCGAATTCCCGCCAGAATGTGCCAGGGCGCGGCGATCAGCAGAAACACAACAAGGCTCGAAAGCAGACGCATGCGCAGCAGCCGCCGCAGATCATGCGTCAGCAGCAAATACAAGAAGATGATGGCTGCGGGAAACACCAGACCAATCAGGCCCTTGGTTAAAACGTTCAGCGCGGTCGCTGCTGCCAATCCCCAGCACGCCGCCCGAGAAGGCGATTCCTGTTCGAGGATGTGAAAGAAGAAGTAGAAGCTCAGCGTGAGCCACAGGCCCAGCAGGAGATCTGGAATCAGGATGCGAGTGAAGATGTAGGCCCCGAGGCTGGTAGCCAGCACCAGCGAGCTGTAAAAGCCGGCCTTCTCTCCATAAGCCCGGCGGCCGAGCGCGAACACGGCCAGCATAGTTGCCAGCATGCCCAGAACCAGCGGCAGACGCGCCGACCATTCGTGAACGCCGAACCCCCGAAAGCTGGCTGCGATGGTCCAGTAGAGCAACGGCGCTTTTTCGAGATAGCGAATGCCGTCGGCGTGCAGCGTGACCCAATCGTGGCGGACCAGGATCTCTCGCGCGGCTTCCGCGTGCACCGAATCCGCATCGTCAAAGAGCGCGGGGGCAAACAGTCCAGGTACATAAATCACCAGCCAGAGCAGAACCAGGGCGAGGAGATAAGTCCGGGGGCGCGGCTGAGGGGTCTGTGCGAGCACGCTGGTCAGCCCAGACCCTGTTCGATCTCCACGTTTTCCCGGACGATGAGCCGGTGGGGCGCCATTTCGCGAAGAGTAGGCAGCACGCGTTGTATGTGCTCTTCGGTATCAATGAAGGTAAGCAGGATGGGAAGATTTCCACCCGCATCCACCAGGTGGCTGGTGTGGACCTGCTGCCTGCCAGTAAAGCCTGCAACTGCGTGCAGGACAGTGGCGCCCGCTACATTCTCCCGCCGCAGATAATTCAGGATCTCTACATGCAACGGCTTGTGGTGCCACTTGTCGGCTTCGTTGAGATACATGGTAACCTGCACACCCATGAGGAGCGGCATTTTATAGCACCCGCGCCAGCGCCGCACCGGCGAGGACAGCCGCCAGGCAGAGAAGGTTGCTGGCCAGAATGTTCAGCGCGAACAGCGTCCACTGGCCCTGCTCGAAATAGGCCATGGTCTCGAAGGCAAAGCTGGAGAAGGTCGTGTACGCGCCGCAAAAGCCTACGGCAATCATCAGCCGCCACCGAGGATCGGCGAGAACGCGTTCCGTGGTCCACACCAGGAAAAATGCCAGGACGAAGCTGCCGCTGATGTTGATGATCAGCGTGCCCCAGGCAAATGCCGGCGACCAGACAAGTGCCACCCAACGGCTGAGAAAGTAACGGGCATTGGCGCCCAGAATTGCGCCTAAGGAAATCCAGACGATCGCGGCCAAATGGAGTTCTCCAAAACGAGTTTGGTAGGAGTTATCAGCTCGTGTGCGGAGCGGTTATGGCGAACTCCATCGCCGTCCGCGAGCCAGTGTAACAGCCGGACCCCGGTCTTCCAACCCGTGAGTCGCGTCACTGGGGCCAGTGACGATCCGCACAGTGAGTGCGGACTGCCGGAGCTAGCGTTAGAGGGTCGGGAGGTGGGCGCATGGCGAATAATTCAGCGATTGACGTGATGTACTTCCCGCCTGCCCGCCAAGGCCTGGTGGAAGCCGGTGCAGGGGAGCCGCGATGTCACGAACCGGTAGAGCGGGCACTGGAATTGCTGAACCGCGCTGGCCTGGAGAAAGTCCTGATCTCCCAATGCAAGCGCTGGTCCTGCGAGCGGCGCTGGATGTGCGAAGATGCCGCTCTCGACGACGTCCTGCGGTATACGCTGCCCTATCCTCAAAAATTTGTCGGCATTGCCGGCTACAGCCCGCACAACATTTCGCAGAGCCTGCAGGAAGCGGAGACTGCAGTGAAGCTGTATGGGTTCCGCGGAGTGCACGTGCATCCGGGAAGCTTTGGACTCTCGGTTAATGACCGCCGCATGTACCCGTTATATGCCAAAGCGGCGGAGTGGCATGTTCCAGTCATCCTCGATATGCGGCACCTGCGCGACTTCAGCGATGGGCTGACGCCAGCGGCCATGGCGCGGGTATTGTGGGATTTCGAGACGGCGACGTTCGTAGTGGCCCAGAGCGGCTGGCTGGCAGCGGATATGGAGCGGCTGGCAGAGCGCTGCGAGAATGTGTGCTTCGCGTTTGATTCCCACGCGCTGAGGAGAGAGGATCTTCGCGAGCTCGCCAGCTTGCCGCTGCTAGATGGGCGCTGTCTCTGGGGCAGCAACGGCTATCCGTGGGAAGTTTGTTTGCCTGTGGTTCAGACCATGCCGTTCCCGAGCGAAGTCCGGGAAAAGCTTCTACGTGAAAATGCCAGGCGGATCTTCGGTCTGGAAAGGCTGGAGTTTGTGATGCCGCGCGCCTGGCAGCCTGCTGCAGCGGGCAAACCGATTGTGGCGGAACGCTGATCTTGCCGTTAACGAAACCACAAAGACCAAACCACATCGACCAGGGTATGGGTGGTGCCTGACGTCAGCAGGCGCCTGCGGTCGCGCCAGGCTCGACCGTAGAACAACCCCGCAATCGTCGCCAGCAGGACATAGCGCCAGTTGAACGGTAAGGGCTTGTTGAAGTGTGACAATCCGAAGATTACCGAGGCGGTCACCCAGGCATTTGCGCGTCCAATCCGCGCTTCCAGCAGATTTTGCAGCAAGCCGCGGAAGAAGAGTTCCTCGGGGATGGCGA
Above is a window of Terriglobales bacterium DNA encoding:
- the crcB gene encoding fluoride efflux transporter CrcB; translated protein: MAAIVWISLGAILGANARYFLSRWVALVWSPAFAWGTLIINISGSFVLAFFLVWTTERVLADPRWRLMIAVGFCGAYTTFSSFAFETMAYFEQGQWTLFALNILASNLLCLAAVLAGAALARVL
- a CDS encoding alpha-2-macroglobulin family protein; this encodes MRPIAALTLLLSLLLPLPATPQEDQNRESFFSVNSNRTWAPGQNPTIDVWAQNQKMLEFRIYKVKDPVKFFTELRDTHSFGGRAPKVPHTQTLIERFHNWKYRIFAAIRDFFRFQFTANNREIIRKWRAGGKAPPPPVAGHPGADIFAQIPLINRDQLVATFRQNFGESKYRWQSQQVSLPISEKGTYLIEVTDGKLRAYTIVMISNLAIITKTAPGHILVFAADRGSGAPVAGAAVRFWSNGAQVAQQQTDASGLAETVIQQDRPEQVLVMARTPDDFAVNAPYSWYLGSDPARTVTSYVYTDRPVYRPGDTMHFKAILRARPGVLYTMPPNTEYRVEILDPEGKSVFAKAMTLSPMGTFHGEFAVPAGAALGNYFIQLHAADAYLQGGSFYVEEYKKPEYEVRVTPEKPRVLQGEAIHATIDARYYFGEPVANAKVTWVVHQARYWSWGFGGDEEEQQYSSDEEGEGEEGGYYAGEQTEEVTARLDQNGRLDITIPTKVNPHKYDINYRIEARVMDEANREIAGHGYVLATYGRFRINVEPNSYVYQAGDTAKLKVQARDYDNNPVQTAFHLAACPYVWNRKTCPQFYSTDGQTDANGNAEISLPLGNRSGEIRVTVTAITPELRELETQTMLWLPDYQASWMGPRTEQLQIIPDKKSYQPGDVAHLLIMTGKGAAHVLVTTEGATILSRQVVHTNGGTAAVDVPIKAEYAPNVFVVAAFLHDNKLHQGSKSLNVPPDQFRLNVKLQPSKPQFQPGEAATYTLTAADSSGKLVSGAEFSLGVVDEAIYAIRPDATQDIMKFFYGRTFNRVGTDSSLAYYFYGQAGKKQMQLAAVATTRALAQLKPERLVQPRIRKAFPDTAFWVADARTDASGRLQVRFNFPDSLTTWRTTARGITQDSKVGSATDKVVVRKNIMLQLALPRFFRQGDEVTVSAIVHNYLKDAKTARVSLDVKGLDILEGSTRDVDVPSRGDAKVDWRVRAANVRQADLLGKALTTEESDAMEITLPVIPYGVKLSLARSGSIAENSADTPVDVVFPEKAEPTSRALTITASPSLAGAVFGALEYLVTYPYGCTEQTMSSFLPNIIVAQATRELGINTNINPQDLAKKIAAGLDRLYQFQHEDGGWGWWQTDDSGVFMTAYVLAGLSQAQQAGYAIKPGVIDRARTWMKSEFDKDPKIIADLRAYMLYALVESGLNDRGALDSVWNQRSNLTPHGLAFLGLAMSKLGDARTGELATNLENQAKSDDQQAWWESDRDYLMDFYEDTSPETTAYALKFLTTVKPDSPLVPKAAVWLVTHRNDGYYWYSTKQTAMVIYGLTGFLKRSGELKPDFTVEVVANGKTVLTRKFTEADALLPAPASLSLPPEDVGATNHVRIRKTGTGRLYWSVNGDYYSAEKKLTNVGSFSLTLAREYFKLTPTRQGERIVYQADSLSGPVQPGDTLAVRLTASGSNWRYMMIEDPIPAGTEFIQRDDLYEVKDKPSWWDFWFTRREFHDDRAAFFQTGFSAGQHDFYYLLKVVNPGKFRVSPAKIEPMYQPQYWATSDPVEVEVK
- a CDS encoding amidohydrolase family protein, which gives rise to MANNSAIDVMYFPPARQGLVEAGAGEPRCHEPVERALELLNRAGLEKVLISQCKRWSCERRWMCEDAALDDVLRYTLPYPQKFVGIAGYSPHNISQSLQEAETAVKLYGFRGVHVHPGSFGLSVNDRRMYPLYAKAAEWHVPVILDMRHLRDFSDGLTPAAMARVLWDFETATFVVAQSGWLAADMERLAERCENVCFAFDSHALRREDLRELASLPLLDGRCLWGSNGYPWEVCLPVVQTMPFPSEVREKLLRENARRIFGLERLEFVMPRAWQPAAAGKPIVAER
- a CDS encoding DUF190 domain-containing protein, with the protein product MPLLMGVQVTMYLNEADKWHHKPLHVEILNYLRRENVAGATVLHAVAGFTGRQQVHTSHLVDAGGNLPILLTFIDTEEHIQRVLPTLREMAPHRLIVRENVEIEQGLG
- a CDS encoding SpoIID/LytB domain-containing protein translates to MRIRPNPWPVFPLLLLLLMGSARAEPRCVRVRLFWLHPPTAIKVIPMEARAGVVVHPESAAQACTWKEAIAFSADGDRLRASGRLWRRGEFFGKIRVEGEGFAPFEVSGPLTISGYHGHLRLTARMPLEDYVAAVLAGEAGGFKSDEALKAMAVAARTYAVRFLPRHAADGFDFCDTTHCQDLRLGVEPARVRAAVSATEGELLWYDGRPAATYYSRSCGGMIERGSVLDAALEAPYLREHEDQFCLRSDRGEWHGEISKSELGQALASAGLKVPPRLRTVAVETRLPSGRVETLNIDGVSIPAASLRFAIGRALGWDQLRSDLYELQDDGDRIIFHGRGQGHGVGLCQSGAELMGAAGKNYQEILAYYYPGTLLGINAQGLRWQALGGEEVEVVTTQPNADREVVIASERALKKARQATGWTPGTRPQVRVFPTVSIYRDTTGQPGWVAASTRGRVVRIEPPSVLGEKLEATLHHEFLHLLVESRARPDLPLWFREGLVLWLEQNQTNTRRRQIDLIQVERDLRSGEQEKLRAAYPQAQRAVGSLATQYGKDSVLNWVTTGLPPSIADSQIIGMR
- a CDS encoding DUF1175 family protein, which gives rise to MRKLISSRRLFAATAFLALTAAFGIAGSPSAKIPDFTDTFSDGTPDQLRLRQPSDRDAFVRWFTFLAEAEYVAPPQNRVPEITDCAALLRFAYREALRKHDGPWATELRLPVVPALPSITEYNYPHTALGAAIFRVVPGPFRPEDLNSGAFRQFADADKLQKFNTHFISREIRRARPGDLLFFHQPDQRSPWHAMIYLGQSQFSSGPQEWVVYHTGPSGHTSGELRRFSVQELLNFPFTRWRPLPNNPAFLGVFRWNILREAD
- a CDS encoding glycosyltransferase family 39 protein, with the translated sequence MLAQTPQPRPRTYLLALVLLWLVIYVPGLFAPALFDDADSVHAEAAREILVRHDWVTLHADGIRYLEKAPLLYWTIAASFRGFGVHEWSARLPLVLGMLATMLAVFALGRRAYGEKAGFYSSLVLATSLGAYIFTRILIPDLLLGLWLTLSFYFFFHILEQESPSRAACWGLAAATALNVLTKGLIGLVFPAAIIFLYLLLTHDLRRLLRMRLLSSLVVFLLIAAPWHILAGIRNPAAGEARGFFWFYFVNEHFLRYLNKRVPRDYDTVPLLVFWGLVLVWLLPWCAFVPQSLAQVPHRLRDFVSRLDRPHKASLLFAIWALVILVFFSFSTRQEYYTIPAIPALALLIGAWLARESDASDVSASSALRAGRISALGLLILGIVVFIAATSLLLFSRRPAAGAELADLLKKNPEQYALSLGHVFDLTPEALGMFRPELLLVGIAFLLGTGLAWWMRHRRQPAKSNAVLALMMVAVLFAVWLALRKFAPILGSKDLAIAVEKAYRPGDIIVINGEYESASTLNFYTRIPVHILHERSANLWYGSCFPDAPHVFETDGSFLQLWNSPARVFLWTDVREAPQLAGNPTFELAHSGGKYILSNRPD